The genomic stretch CTTTTGGTTGAAACTATTTTTGATACGCTGAATGCGAAGGCTGCTCTCTTTGCAATTCAAAATATATTTGAAGCAAAAGGAATTGAATTGCCCGTGATGGTTTCGGGAACCATCACTGATGCAAGCGGAAGAACCTTGAGCGGACAAACCGTAGAAGCTTTTCTAAATTCTATTTCGCACATGAACTTATTGAGCGTTGGTTTAAACTGTGCGCTTGGAGCAAAAGAGATGAGGCCTTACCTGGAAGAACTTTCCTCGAAAGCTCCTTTCTTCATCAGCGCCTATCCGAATGCCGGTTTGCCCAATCAATTTGGCGAGTACGATGAAACACCTGAGACCATGTGTCAGCAGATTGATGATTTTCTGGAGAACGGTTTTCTGAATATCGTTGGCGGCTGCTGTGGAACAACACCTGACCACATCCGTCATATTGCGGAACACGCACGTAAAACTAAACCGAGGGAAATTCCGAAGACAGAACCCTATCTGCGCCTGAGCGGATTGGAAGCAGTCACTTATCGTCCTGATTCTAATTTCATGAATATTGGTGAACGTACAAACGTGACTGGCTCGCGTAAGTTTGCCAAACTTATTATTGACGGAAAATATGATGAAGCACTTTCCGTAGCCCGCGATCAGGTGGAAGGCGGTGCACAGGTGATTGACATTTGCATGGATGAAGGAATGCTGGATGCCGTGGAAGCGATGACAAAGTTCTGCAACCTCATCGCGGCTGAACCCGATATTTCGAAAGTTCCGATCATGCTCGACTCCTCCAAGTTTTATGCGATTGAAGCCGGGCTGAAATGTATTCAGGGAAAAGGAATCGTGAATTCCATTTCGATGAAAGAAGGGGAGAAAATTTTTATTGAGCAGGCGAAGAAAGTAAAAAAATATGGCGCTGCTGTGATCGTAATGGCGTTTGACGAAAAGGGACAAGCCGATACTTACGAGCGAAGAATTGAAGTATGCGCGCATGCCTACAAAATTCTCACCCAAGTGGTGAAGTTCCCTCCGCAGGACATAATTTTTGACCCCAATGTTTTTCCCATCGCAACAGGAATGGAGGAACATCGCAAGAATGCGATAAATTATTTTGAAGCAACAAAATGGATCAAGAAAAATCTTTCGTTGGCAAAAGTCAGCGGGGGTGTGAGCAATGTATCGTTTTCTTTCCGCGGAAATGATCATGTGCGTGAAGCCATTCACTCTGCATTTTTATATCACGGAATAAAAGCCGGAATGGATATGGGGATTGTGAATCCGTCACAGCTTCAGGTGTACGATGAGATTCCGAAAGAACTATTGGAATTGGTGGAAGATGTTCTCCTCGACCGAAACGATGACGCAACCGAACGGTTAATTAATTACGCAGAAAAAGTTAAAGGAGCGGGAAAACAAAAAGAAGTTAAGGACGAAGAGTGGCGCAGAGGAACTGTAGGTGAACGGCTCACTCATTCACTCGTGAAAGGAGTTACCGATTTTATTGAATCGGATGTGGAAGAAGCTCGCAAAACTTTCCCGAAGGCATTGCACGTAATCGAAGTCCCTCTGATGGATGGAATGAATGTGGTGGGGGATTTATTCGGAAGCGGGAAAATGTTTTTACCCCAGGTAGTGAAAAGCGCACGCGTGATGAAAAAAGCGGTAGCGTATCTGGAATCCTATCTGCAAGTTGAAAAGGTTGCAGGTGAAGAAGGAAAGTCTGCCGGAAAAGTTTTATTGGCTACCGTGAAAGGCGATGTGCACGACATCGGTAAAAATATTGTGGGCGTTGTACTTGCCTGCAACAATTACGAAGTGATTGATCTTGGCGTAATGGTGCCTTGCGAAAAAATTCTTGCCGCAGCGAAAAAAGAAAAAGTGGACATCATCGGCTTGAGCGGACTCATCACTCCTTCATTGGATGAAATGGTGCATGTGGCAAAAGAAATGGAGCGAGAAGGATTTAATATTCCTTTACTCATTGGCGGTGCAACCACTTCGAAAGTTCATACGGCTGTAAAAATCGCCACAAACTATTCTCATTCTGTGGTGCATGTAAATGATGCATCGCGCAGTGTTCCTGTTGTGGGAAATCTGGTTTCTAAAGCATTGCACAAGAATTTTATGAAAAATGTTCAGGATGAATACCACCTCATCCGTGAGCAAAACAAAAAATCACATTCACAGAATATTTATTTATCGCTGGAAGAGGCAAGGAAAAATAAATTCCTGCTCAGCGAATCCGCCATACCTGTGAAGCCCTCTTTCATCGGCAACAAGACATTGAAAAATTATCCACTGGAAGAAATCGCAAAGTTTATTGACTGGACTCCGTTTTTTCATAGCTGGGACATGAAAGGAACCTATCCGAAAATATTTGATAATAAAGAAAGAGGAGCAGAAGCCAAAAAGCTTTTCGATGATGCTCAAAAAATGCTGAAGAAAATTATTGAAGGGAAGTGGCTTCAGGCAAATGCAGTGATTGGATTTTATCCTGCACATTCTGCAGATGATGATATTCATATTGCGAATGGCAAGAAAGAAGTTGTTCTTCACACGATTCGGCAGCAAACAAAAAAAACAAGCGGACAGTTCAATGTTGCGTTATCTGATTTTGTGAAAGCAGAAAATGATTTTATCGGGGCATTCGCAGTCACCACCGGAATCGGAATAGAAAAAAAATTAGCCGAATTTGAAAAAGACCACGATGATTATTCTTCCATCATGCTAAAAGCGCTCGCTGACCGGTTAGCCGAAGCATTCGCAGAACATCTTCATGCAAGGGTGAGAAAAGAATTCTGGGGTTATGCAAAGGAGGAAAATCTTACGGGTGAAGAAATCATACAGGAAAAATATATTGGCATTCGTCCAGCACACGGTTATCCGGCACAGCCCGACCATACTGAGAAAAAGATTTTATTTGATTTGCTTGAGGTGGAGAAGAACACAGGCATCACCCTGACTGAAAGCATGGCGATGTACCCAACTGCTGCCGTATGCGGTTTATATTTTTCACATCCTGAATCTCATTATTTCGGAGCGGGAAAAATCAGAAAAGATCAGGTGGAAGATTACGCAAAGCGGAAAGGAATGAAGTTGGAAGAAATGGAGAAATGGTTAGGTCCAATACTCGCGTATTAGTTCATCGGCACTTCTATCACAAGGATTTCTGAATCAGAATTTGCTTTGATGCTGACCTTA from Bacteroidota bacterium encodes the following:
- the metH gene encoding methionine synthase, with the protein product MNDIRKILEERILVIDGAMGTMIQQHKLSEADYRGSRFKNFPSDLKGNNDLLVLTQPDIIKNIHLEYLKAGADIIETNTFNAQKISLADYKMESLAYEINLEAAKIAKSSVEEFHQQNPKSKILNPKFVAGALGPTNKTLSLSPNVNDPGFRAVTFDEVVEAYSEQVRGLMDGGVDLLLVETIFDTLNAKAALFAIQNIFEAKGIELPVMVSGTITDASGRTLSGQTVEAFLNSISHMNLLSVGLNCALGAKEMRPYLEELSSKAPFFISAYPNAGLPNQFGEYDETPETMCQQIDDFLENGFLNIVGGCCGTTPDHIRHIAEHARKTKPREIPKTEPYLRLSGLEAVTYRPDSNFMNIGERTNVTGSRKFAKLIIDGKYDEALSVARDQVEGGAQVIDICMDEGMLDAVEAMTKFCNLIAAEPDISKVPIMLDSSKFYAIEAGLKCIQGKGIVNSISMKEGEKIFIEQAKKVKKYGAAVIVMAFDEKGQADTYERRIEVCAHAYKILTQVVKFPPQDIIFDPNVFPIATGMEEHRKNAINYFEATKWIKKNLSLAKVSGGVSNVSFSFRGNDHVREAIHSAFLYHGIKAGMDMGIVNPSQLQVYDEIPKELLELVEDVLLDRNDDATERLINYAEKVKGAGKQKEVKDEEWRRGTVGERLTHSLVKGVTDFIESDVEEARKTFPKALHVIEVPLMDGMNVVGDLFGSGKMFLPQVVKSARVMKKAVAYLESYLQVEKVAGEEGKSAGKVLLATVKGDVHDIGKNIVGVVLACNNYEVIDLGVMVPCEKILAAAKKEKVDIIGLSGLITPSLDEMVHVAKEMEREGFNIPLLIGGATTSKVHTAVKIATNYSHSVVHVNDASRSVPVVGNLVSKALHKNFMKNVQDEYHLIREQNKKSHSQNIYLSLEEARKNKFLLSESAIPVKPSFIGNKTLKNYPLEEIAKFIDWTPFFHSWDMKGTYPKIFDNKERGAEAKKLFDDAQKMLKKIIEGKWLQANAVIGFYPAHSADDDIHIANGKKEVVLHTIRQQTKKTSGQFNVALSDFVKAENDFIGAFAVTTGIGIEKKLAEFEKDHDDYSSIMLKALADRLAEAFAEHLHARVRKEFWGYAKEENLTGEEIIQEKYIGIRPAHGYPAQPDHTEKKILFDLLEVEKNTGITLTESMAMYPTAAVCGLYFSHPESHYFGAGKIRKDQVEDYAKRKGMKLEEMEKWLGPILAY